The following nucleotide sequence is from Luteolibacter sp. Y139.
CTCCGGGAGGTCGAGGATGCCCTTGGGGTCCTTCAGCAGCGGGCCGAAGGGCTCGATGACACGTCCCGAAGGCTCGGCCATGGTGTAGCGCTGGAGGCCGAAAAAGGCGAGGCCGGTGGTGCCGAGAAAGGAGCGGCGGCTGATCATATTGTTTTCCACTCAACGTCCGATCCCCGGCGGGTCAAGCACCCGGGTGCCGTGTGGCGTTTTCGTTCCCGAATGGGCCGGAAAAAATCCCCGGCCGTCCGCGAGATGGAGGTTTGACACGTCCGCAGGCGGCTGGTTGTTTCCTTCAACCTAGCAATTCATTCAAAAAAACGCCCCGCCAATGAGCGAAAACGATATTCCACCGTCGAAGTCCACCTCGTCGATTCCCGCCCCGCGCGGAACGTCTTCGATCCCGGCGCCGAAGCAGACTTCCTCCATCCCACTGAAAAAGGAGACCGTGCGGGTGACCCTCAAGGCTTCTGACGCGCCGCCGGCTGCTCCGGGTGCGCCAGTGGTGGCCGCCACCAAGCCACCGTCGCCGACGGGCATGGGTGCTCCGCCAGCCCCGTCCCTCGCTCCGACCGCTCCGGCTCCGTCCACGGGCGCGCCGAAGGCTCCGGCTCCGGCCCCGACCATCGCTCTCCGCCCCGCTGGCGCCCCGACGGCTCCAGCTCCGGCCCCGACGATCCGCCTGAATACCCCGGGTGCCCCGACCGTTGCCGGCGCTCCGGCCCGCACCGTTCCGCTTGGCGGCCCGGCTGCTGGTGGTGCCACCGTCTCCCTGCCGAAGGCGACCGTGCAGCTTCAGCCGCCGACCCAGCCGCTTGGCACCGCCACCCCGGCCTTCTCCACCTCTCCCACCATCCAGACGGATGACGACGAGGAAAAGGGCGAAGGCATCGCGAACATCCTCTCGATCGTCGGCTTCCTCGCCGCCGCTGCCGTGCTGGTGATCCAGTTCATGACCTTCAAGCTCTGGGGCACCGAAGGCATCGGCCAACTGTTCGAATAATTCCATTTTCCGACCATGATCTATCCCATCATCACTTTCCTGCTTGCTGCAGCGGTCCTCGCGATCGCGTTCATGACCGGCGGCACGCCGACCTGAGCACTTCAGTCCGGCAAGTCCGTTTGATTCTGCAAGGACCGCATGGCCCCCCGGGGCGGTGCGGTCCTTGACTTTTCCGGGGCCCTCTCCACCTTCCGCCCATGGCTCAGCAATTCAACGAAAGCAATTTCCAATCCGAAGTCATCGACTCCGCCCAACCGGTCCTGGTGGACTTCTGGGCTGAATGGTGCGGACCTTGCAAGATGATCGGCCCGGTCATCGACCAGCTCTCCGGCGAACTGGAAGGCCAGGCCAAGGTGGGCAAGGTCAACGTGGACGAAGCCCGCGACCTGGCCGTGAAGTACGGCGTGCGTAGTATCCCGCTGCTGCTTTTCTTCAAGGACGGCGAGGTCAAGGACCAGATCGTCGGCGCCAACGTGACCAAGGACATGCTCAAGCAGAAGCTGCTCGCGCTGGCCTGAGCCGCTTGACTGACTTTTTCGAAAACCGGCCGGGGCGAACCGCTCCGGCCGGTTTTCTTTTTTAACCGGTCGCCACCGGTGCGACACGCCGCTGTCTTGCCAGCGAGGCCGTGGCGGGTCTCAATCCGCGGCGCATGGCCCGTCCCGGATTGATCCTGAAGCTCAGCTGCCCCGACCAACCCGGGATCGTGGCGAAGATCGCCAGCTATGTGGCCGGCCACCGTGGGAACCTGATCGAGTTCGCCCAGTTCACCGACAAGCTGTCGCTGCGTTTCTTCGCGCGGCTGGAGATCGAGACCGGGGAGCTGGATGTGGACCCGGAGGATTTCATCGAGGGCTTCGGCACGCTCGGCCGGTCGATGAAGGCGAAGTGGCACTTCCGCCGCCTGCCCTACAAGATGCGGACCGCGGTGCTCGTTACCAAGACGGATCATTGCCTGAACGAGATCCTGTGGCGCGCCGAGATCGGCGAGATGCCGGTGGAGATCACCAGCATCATTGGCAATCGCGACGCCTGTCGCGGTATCGCCGAGCGGGCAGGCATCCCTTTCCACCTGATCGAGATGGATGGCGAGAAGAGGGCCGCTGGCTTTACCCGCATCCGCGAGATCCTCGCGGAGGAAAGCGTGGAGCTGGCCGTGCTCGCGCGCTTCATGCAGATCCTGCCGGATGACTTCTGCCGGGATTTCGAGGGGCGGCTGATCAATATCCACCACAGTTTCCTGCCGGCCTTCATCGGGGCGAACCCGTACAAGCAGGCCTACGAGCGTGGGGTGAAGTTGATCGGCGCGACTTGTCACTACGTGACGGCCGATCTGGATGCCGGGCCGATCATCGAGCAGGAGGTCGAGCGCGTGCAGCATTTCCACGCGCCGAATGATCTCGTGCGGCTGGGGCGCAACTGCGAGCGGATCGCGTTGGCGAAGGGGATCCGCTATCATGTCCATGACCGGACGATCATTGATGGGCACCGGGCGATTGTGTTTCCGGATTGAGATAGTGTGCTGACTACT
It contains:
- the trxA gene encoding thioredoxin, with translation MAQQFNESNFQSEVIDSAQPVLVDFWAEWCGPCKMIGPVIDQLSGELEGQAKVGKVNVDEARDLAVKYGVRSIPLLLFFKDGEVKDQIVGANVTKDMLKQKLLALA
- the purU gene encoding formyltetrahydrofolate deformylase; protein product: MARPGLILKLSCPDQPGIVAKIASYVAGHRGNLIEFAQFTDKLSLRFFARLEIETGELDVDPEDFIEGFGTLGRSMKAKWHFRRLPYKMRTAVLVTKTDHCLNEILWRAEIGEMPVEITSIIGNRDACRGIAERAGIPFHLIEMDGEKRAAGFTRIREILAEESVELAVLARFMQILPDDFCRDFEGRLINIHHSFLPAFIGANPYKQAYERGVKLIGATCHYVTADLDAGPIIEQEVERVQHFHAPNDLVRLGRNCERIALAKGIRYHVHDRTIIDGHRAIVFPD